A single region of the Nicotiana sylvestris chromosome 6, ASM39365v2, whole genome shotgun sequence genome encodes:
- the LOC104216686 gene encoding uncharacterized protein, protein MGDSSSNIGPYVPEPTSPLFLLPSDVPGVSLVSVPFSRTSFGDIAESVQYSETAESIWKQLNNRYGTVSGTKVFEIKRELSSTYQGSLDVASYFNKLKKLWDELEIMLSSHANACACAAKEGLKKEKEEDKVHQFLMGLNEVYVGVRSNILMMHPLPSLDNVYNILQDEKQRQVLPSPQAYSESASFHANSNKLPPQFSPQQQYSHKLKFDQYNQRVNPDHNKASLFCKYCKKPGHLIKKCYKLHGFPQNFKFTRGKKFGTTATVEGQPPGVSDHAPSHVEDSLIPGLTKEQYTQLMSLL, encoded by the exons ATGGGTGATTCCAGTTCAAATATTGGTCCTTACGTTCCTGAACCTACTAGTCCTCTGTTCTTACTTCCTTCCGATGTGCCGGGAGTGTCTCTTGTTAGTGTTCCTTTTTCTAGGACTAGTTTTGGGG ACATTGCTGAGAGTGTACAATACTCAGAAACAGCTGAGAGTATTTGgaaacaattaaacaatagatatGGGACTGTTAGTGGGACTAAAGTTTTTGAGATTAAAAGAGAGTTGTCGTCCACTTATCAAGGATCCCTAGATGTTGCTTCTTACTTCAATAAGCTTAAAAAACTTTGGGATGAACTGGAGATTATGCTTAGTAGTCATGCTAATGCTTGTGCTTGTGCTGCTAAAGAAGGTCTcaagaaagaaaaggaagaagataaagtTCATCAGTTTCTAATGGGCCTAAATGAAGTTTATGTAGGAGTTAGGAGCAATATCTTAATGATGCACCCATTGCCTTCCCTTGATAATGtttataatatactacaagatgAAAAACAAAGACAAGTTCTTCCAAGTCCACAAGCTTATTCTGAATCAGCTTCTTTCCATGCAAATTCCAACAAGCTTCCTCCTCAATTTTCCCCTCAACAACAATATTCTCATAAATTGAAATTTGATCAGTATAATCAAAGGGTCAATCCTGATCACAACAAGGCTTCACTGTTCTGCAAGTACTGCAAGAAGCCTGGCCATCTAATTAAAAAATGTTACAAGTTGCATGGGTTTCCTCAGAACTTTAAGTTTACAAGAGGTAAAAAGTTTGGTACTACTGCTACTGTTGAAGGGCAGCCTCCTGGTGTTTCTGATCATGCTCCTTCACATGTTGAGGATTCATTAATACCTGGTTTAACCAAGGAACAATATACTCAACTGATGAGCCTTCTTTAA